In a genomic window of Urocitellus parryii isolate mUroPar1 chromosome 2, mUroPar1.hap1, whole genome shotgun sequence:
- the Ccdc51 gene encoding mitochondrial potassium channel encodes MGCSPVFAMQHIMDLSHVLMRRGLLGRDLFVARTLCSPGPTQPGDKRPEEAALGLYHRLPALGRALGHNIQQRATSTAKTWWDRYEEFVGLNEVREAQGNVTEAEKVFMVARGLVREAREDLEVQQAKLKEVRDRLDRVSREDNQYLELATLEHRMLQEEKKLRIAYMHAEDSEREKFSLFSAAVRESHEKERARAERTKNWSLIGSVLGALIGVAGSTYVNRVRLQELKALLVEAQKGPVSLQEAIREQASSYSLQQRDLHNLVVDLRSLVHAGQSQGSGSLAGTSPHRNRDTDVLSAALKEQLSHSRQVHSCLEGLREQLDGLEKTFSQMAGVVQLAKAAAHPSLVEPADGALLGSLLEQQSVMLALSDMEQRVKVQGNRNTIYSTLVTCVTFMATLPVLYMLLKAS; translated from the exons ATGGGGTGTAGTCCTGTGTTTGCCATGCAGCACATCATGGATTTATCCCATGTACTGATGCGAAGGGGTCTCCTTGGAAGGGACCTCTTTGTGGCCAGGACTCTCTGCAGCCCAGGCCCCACTCAGCCTGGGGATAAGCGACCAGAGGAAGCAGCCCTTGGGCTATATCACCGCCTCCCAGCACTAGGAAGAGCCCTGGGGCACAACATTCAACAAAGGGCGACCTCTACAGCCAAGACTTGGTGGGACAGATATGAAGAGTTTGTTGGACTTAATGAGGTTCGAGAGGCCCAGGGAAATGTGACTGAG GCAGAGAAAGTGTTCATGGTGGCTCGTGGGCTTGTCCGAGAGGCTCGGGAGGACTTGGAAGTTCAGCAAGCAAAGCTGAAGGAGGTGAGGGATCGCTTGGACCGTGTTTCCAGGGAAGATAACCAGTACCTGGAACTGGCTACTCTGGAGCACAGGATGCTGCAG GAGGAGAAGAAGCTCCGCATTGCCTATATGCATGCAGAAGACTCTGAGCGTGAGAAGTTCTCCCTTTTTTCTGCAGCTGTGCGTGAGAGTCACGAGAAGGAGCGGGCAAGGGCCGAGAGGACCAAGAACTGGTCCCTCATTGGGTCAGTCCTAGGAGCCCTGATTGGTGTGGCTGGCTCCACCTATGTAAACCGTGTTCGGCTACAGGAACTGAAGGCTTTACTTGTGGAGGCACAGAAAGGGCCTGTGAGTCTCCAAGAGGCCATCCGTGAACAGGCGTCTAGCTACTCCCTCCAACAGAGGGACCTCCACAACCTCGTGGTAGACCTGAGGAGCCTGGTGCATGCTGGGCAGAGCCAGGGATCTGGGTCACTGGCAGGTACTTCCCCGCATCGAAACAGAGACACAGATGTCCTTTCAGCTGCTTTGAAAGAGCAGCTCAGTCATTCTCGGCAGGTCCATTCCTGTCTAGAGGGTTTACGAGAGCAGCTTGATGGCCTGGAAAAGACTTTCAGCCAAATGGCTGGGGTGGTTCAGCTTGCAAAGGCTGCAGCACACCCAAGCTTGGTGGAGCCAGCAGATGGGGCTCTGCTTGGCTCCTTGCTGGAACAGCAGAGTGTGATGTTGGCTCTGTCTGACATGGAACAGAGGGTAAAAGTTCAAGGCAACAGGAACACCATCTACAGCACACTGGTCACTTGTGTGACGTTTATGGCGACACTGCCTGTGCTCTACATGCTGCTCAAGGCCAGCTAG